The region ttatacattttaaaaacttctttcAGGTTTAAGAACCTTGTTCACCATTATCAGTCCATGTATCCAGCTTTGACAGTCGATGCTGACGACCAGCTTAAAAAACTAAAGGTAGGcgctgatttttttgtttgttttgtttatttttttaaaaagtccaagaCAAGCGCATTATTTATCATAATTCAGCCACACATGACAATTTTCTTTCACAGTTTCATGGAGGTTTTAGCAAATTTGATGGTACTATTAACAAATTTGTTGATGAATGAAAAGGTTTCCATGTTTTGTGCAGGACTATGCGGACAGATTGCGCCCCATGGTAAGAGACGGGGTCTATTACATGTATGAAGCTCTTCATGGACCTCCAAAGAAGATTCTAGTTGAAGGGGCCAATGCTGCTCTGCTTGACATTGACTTTGGTAGAGTTTTATTTGAAGCATTTATTGCATTCTTGGACACAGTGctgttttaattcattaaatCCTCCTATTTTTAGGCACATATCCTTTTGTGACATCATCAAACTGCACTGTGGGAGGGGTGTGCACTGGTCTCGGCATCCCTCCGCTCAATATTGGTGAGGTGTATGGTGTAGCCAAGGCCTACACCACCAGAGTGGGAATCGGAGCCTTCCCCACAGAACAACTCAACGTAAGATCTCAATGTTACAGTAAATTATTAGCACAGATATTAGCTTTCTGCTTCTAGtctacaaaagaaaagacaggcTGAATTAATATTCAGCCTGAcgtgtttacagtttgtagtTGTGTAACTATAGCGTGAGGATAGGGTGTATTCTGACTCAGAACAGGTGTCGAATTTTGTGAGACTTGGTCTTTACCGCTTTCCCAGATCACATGTTGCACAGATAAATTTAGGGCCAGATTCTGGGTTAAGGATATATTTACTGTACGAGTCTGGATTATGTTACCTGTTGCTGGAACTGACCATTGAGACAAAGGTCAAGAGGTTAAAACTTCCCTCTCAGGCTCTGACACTTCATTATATCCTTCTGTTTATATTGCCTATTGTTATCTGGTTTGTCAAACGGACATCATTTAAGTTCATGAAGAAACAGGAAGATATTTTTCCTGGGTTTTTTGCAGGCAGTTGGAGAGTTACTGCAGACGAGAGGTCATGAGGTGGGTGTGACCACAGGAAGGAAGCGGCGTTGCGGCTGGTTGGATCTCGTCATTGTTCGATACGCTCACATGATTAATGGCTTTACTGCGTGAGTGGCATGAGATGTTTAGGCAAATTATCAGGTGTTttgtagctgctgtgttttactAATGTTGCACAATCATCCTGCAACATGAACCAGAACAAACATTCTGTACATCTGAACTGTTGTCACGTGTCCCGCAGCATTGCTTTGACAAAACTTGACATTTTGGATGTGCTGGATGAAATTAAAGTTGGAGTTGCCTACAAACTCAATGGGAAGAGAATTCCTCATTTCCCAGGTAATTATAAAGAAAAGACAAGTATTATTTGCTGACAACAATGTTATTTCAGGATCTAATATTAGCTCTAAAAATTGGTCATGTCTGCCATGCTTTTATTGCAGCCAACATGGATATTTTGCACAAAGTGGAAGTTGAGTATGAGACCTTACCCGGATGGAAGACAGACACATCTGCAGCCAGGAAGTGGAATGATCTCCCAGCCAAGGCACAGAACTACATCCGCTTCATTGAGAACCACATTGGAGTCCCCAGTATGTTTGAAACACAAGTGACAAATTATATCTATTTCCTCTGCAGATCACACAAAGAGGCTAGATATAAATAGCCCAAGTTGACATGTTGTCCATTAGGTGGCAGAATTTAACTATCAGAGATGGCTTTGTCTAtgatttctactttttaaaaaatctatctgtttctttttctttttctagtcAAGTGGGTTGGCGTTGGAAAGTCCAGAGAGTGCATGATCCAGATGTTCTGAACCAAAATACCCATTTGATGAAGAAAAATGTGGCATGATGAGGCATTTTTTCCATCACTA is a window of Kryptolebias marmoratus isolate JLee-2015 linkage group LG10, ASM164957v2, whole genome shotgun sequence DNA encoding:
- the adss1 gene encoding adenylosuccinate synthetase isozyme 1, encoding MSLSWSSKDQKNTNQPAGTGQKRTRTDAGNKVTVVLGAQWGDEGKGKVVDLLATEADIVCRCQGGNNAGHTVVVDGKEYDFHLLPSGIINTKSTSLIGNGVVIHLPGLFEEGDKNEKKGLRGWEKRLIVSDRAHLVFDFHQVVDGLQETERQAQEGKNIGTTKKGIGPAYSSKASRIGLRVCDLLGDYNDFSTRFKNLVHHYQSMYPALTVDADDQLKKLKDYADRLRPMVRDGVYYMYEALHGPPKKILVEGANAALLDIDFGTYPFVTSSNCTVGGVCTGLGIPPLNIGEVYGVAKAYTTRVGIGAFPTEQLNAVGELLQTRGHEVGVTTGRKRRCGWLDLVIVRYAHMINGFTAIALTKLDILDVLDEIKVGVAYKLNGKRIPHFPANMDILHKVEVEYETLPGWKTDTSAARKWNDLPAKAQNYIRFIENHIGVPIKWVGVGKSRECMIQMF